A window of Leishmania major strain Friedlin complete genome, chromosome 27 genomic DNA:
CTCATCATGTCGTGCACGCGCCGGGCCCGAGCGGCATCGAATATCACCCCTGTGCCCCCGGCGACCGTTCGCGAGAGGCGATGGTGATCAGGTGTCCTGTATTCCACTATACGGCAAAGGAGGTGACGGTGAACGGGCCGAGACGTGCCACCCGCGCGACCGCTGCTCATATCGCGGCCGCTCTTATGGGACGCTACGTTGTCGTCGGGGCTCAGTTCCGCACCCAAGACGGTGTTTACACGGTGCGTCAGGTGACGCTACAGAAGGGTTATCGCGGCATAGCGCTTGTCAGCAGCGActgccgtgtgcgcgtgaaTGATGCTCAGCgggtcggcagcggcggccttgatgggagaggggcagcgcGACCTATTGGCCTCGAAAGTGAGACAGATCaactcctgcagctgctggcgtgcGCCGACAAGTCCGCCGGTGCGCTTGTCGGTGTCATGGTGCGCGGCCCTCGAGGGTGTGGTGTTTCCAGCACGGTGAGGTATGCTCTGGAACGCGTtgctgccacgcacacggtGCTAGGATGGTCGAGTTGGTTCTCACCGTCAGAGGTATTTcaagaggggtggggtggcaCCGTGGTTCTGGTGGTCACTGGCACCGAGCGCGTCTTTGCGGCGGCTGAGCCAGAGGTGGCCAAGCTTCATTTGCGCAAGCTCCAGCGGGACGCTGCCGTTCttcgcggcggaggcggcggtgccgcccgGTCGGTTGTGGTGCTGTGCGTCAGCCATGACTACGGTCTCTGTGCGACCGACGTACTGGACGAGCTCGTCGCCTTTCACCTTGTGGTTTCCTTTCCTGGTGCGTCGCAGCGCGCCGCCTTGCTGGCCAGcgtgcgaggcggcagcgccacggaCTGGCTGAGTGCTGCGCAGGGTCTCGTTGGACGGACATGCGCGGAGACGCTGGAGGCGGCCCGGCGGCCCGACATCGCCTCCGTTCTCCCCTTCAAGGCAGTGCGGTGGTCGGAGATCGGCGGGCTGGTGGAGGTGAAGGACAGGCTGCATCGCGCACTTGTGTggccgcaacagcagccagAGCTGATGCAGCGCTTCCACCTCACCCCACCGCGCGGCATCCTCCTCTATGGCCCCCCAGGGTGTGCCAAGACGACGCTCATTAAGGCGCTTTGCTCAGAAGGGAACTTCTCGCTCATCTACCTGGACTCGGCGACCGTGGTGAGCGCGTATGtgggggagagcgagcgcTACTTGCGAGACGTCTTTACTCGTGCCCGCCGCCAGGCGCCGTGCATTGTGTTCTTTGATGAGGTAGAGGTGcttggcggccgccgagTCAGCGGCGGGCACGACACcgagcacgtgcgcctcctgTCGACCCTGCTCACCGAGATGGACGGCTTCGCAGACATCCACGGGGTCTGTTTTGTGGGAGCCACCAACgtgccgcacctcctcgatCCAGCGTTGATGCGGCCTGGCCGGTTTGATTACATGGTACACGTTCCTCTGCCCACCTTGGCAGATCGCGAGTCCATTCTCcaactgctgctgtgcaAAACCGCCGCCGACACCCGCATTATCGCGGAGCAGACGGAAGGTTTCAGCGGCGCGGATCTGAAGATCTTCTGCTCCGAGGCTCTTTTAGCGTTGTTCAAGGAGTCTGCCGGTGTTCCACTGGTGCTGCATGAGAGGGCCGGTGTGACAGCATACCTGTTGCAGTGGGCGAGCGGCTTTCAGCGCACTCACTACGACTCGGCCGCTCTCGACCAGTTTCAACGTGAGCACGCATCCGTGTGAGCGTGGGAGACGGTGACAAAAAAGCAGTTTGGCATCAGCTGTGTATCCACCccgccctccttccccctctctcccccgctctTTGCGTAGGGACGCCGGCCATTGAACCCTTTTCTTCGTTCCCTTGCTTCACCCTCGTTGCCGACACACCACAGACACGAAGGCCCACATGAACCGCTGCTCCTCACCGCTTCCTTTTTCGCcaccttttccttctcccccGTTTGCCGTGCCGCATTTCGGCGCAGCGACACGTACGACATCGCGTAAGTAATCCGTAACCTGAGTCTCACTCAACCAAGCACAGTGCAGCACTGCATGCACCCTCTAGGGCACGAGGGAAGTGCGCGGGTGCGTCGCAGTGCCTCAAGCTGGCTCGTCTGAGAACGAGTACGTTTTTCGTGTTGCTGCTTGGCATGCGTTCCTTTGCTTCCCGAGTGGCCACGGTGCATCTCAGTGGTGCGCTGTTCTTTTTCGTAAatgccgctgcacgcgcaggcAGGGCCCCTCGAACAccctccccttcccaccCACTGAGTCCACCTCGTCGCCTTTTCTGCTTGATCTTCCTCGTCCATTCCTCCCTTACACTGTGCTGTGCTTGTGTCCCCCATGTTTCACGTGTGGCGGGCTCCGTTGCTCCATCGCGTTTTCCTAATGTGGCATATCTCGCGGATGCCGACGCGACGTATCCACACATACGTACATTCATCTCCACTTCACTGGCTGGCGTGTACAACAGacgcgcccccctcctctacCTCCTTCTCGCTCGTCATCACACGACTTCTCTTCGGCATCTTCTCGTTCTTCAAGTTGGCTCATCGGcttgagtgtgtgcgtgcctttCAAGATGAACGTGGAGGTGACGGGGCGGTGTTTCTTTACAGGGGATGACTACTACATATCTCTTCCCATCACCAACAGGGCAGCCAACCGTGGAGAGCCACGACAGCTTCTATGCAGTGAGATGATTCACTGGGACGACTACCGGCAAGAGCGCGGCATCAACGACGGCAAACCACCGATGCAGCAACTATTTGCCTCTTCTTACGCGGAGCCACTCGTGCGCACCTTCGCGCTGGGCAATGATACCTACGTGACGCAGGTGACGGGTGTGTCGGCGACGCAGGCCGGCTCGTCCAGTCAAATGTTCAGTGCGGAGATGCTGCACTGGGACGACTACTGCGCAGCACGTGGCATCAACGCAGGGGAACCGACCATGGCGAGCCTCTTCCGCCCCTTTGAAAGCAAAAGCATTCTTGTGTTTGACTTGAATGAGCGCAAGCTCACTGAGTTTGAAGGGAACAGTGTCGCCCTCATCTCATATGGCGCCGATCGACAGACGTACTGCAGTGAGATGGAGCACAGAGACGATTACATCAGAGCAAAAACTGGGCAGGCACCGCAGCCCAGCATGGCGTCATTGTTCGCTTGATGGCCCGAGGGTAGGTGACGGCGTGCGGACGTGACGGGGCGGTTttctgccgctcctgctgcgcctccgctgcactCCCTCCCGCATCCGATCGACACATTACCAAGCGATGAAGCGACGCGCGTCTTACCGTCTCTCTCTACAATTCTATCTCTCATAGCAGAGGAATATCTcgagtgcgcgtgtgccgctgcacagAAGTCGGCGTTGACGAGCTCTATTTCTTTTTGATTGCCGGTCTTTTTGAGCCCTCGGTACCGCCTGCTTCACACTGCGTGGTACCTCAGCGCCCAGTACACCCCACACCGTACGCGGTGCGAGTCCGGgcagccccctctccccctccctcctatcccctgccagtGCCGGAGCCCCACTTCTCGTGGTGACAAGGGTCCGTGCGATGCATGGCCACACTGatgtgccggcggtggggtcctgggtggcgttgcgtcggggtgacccgcgacagcgaacacgcttgtgccgtcCCCGTGGTAGGCAGAGTGTCGGCGTGGCTGGGACGCATTGCACCCGGCCccggctgccgttgctggtgcGGGGGGCTGCGTGCCACCCCCTACGGGGGATGCACGCCAGGTGGGTGCCGGCGTGACgggagcgggtgtggggcgacctgcaacgcgcgggggcggggtggaGTATGCGGCAGGGGCCCTGCTCGGatggctgagtcggcgcatcgctgtagagcgtgtgtgtgcagggctgcttggcaccacgcgatgtGCGTGTGACAGGGCCGGAGGTGGCGTGGAGTGCAGCTAGGCTCAGTGCATCACGGCAGAGAAAGGACAGCATGAAAAAGTAAAAGGCTCTCCGAAGTATACAAACGATGACCTGACAGAGTGGTGATGAACGCGCTACGCTTGTTGCTGCGGGCGTGGTGCTATCGGGATCACGGCAGCGCGACTCTGCTTCTACTCTTCGGTTCACCTGCACTAGTTGCACTGAAGAAGAGATTATAGTTTGCCTCGATATGTAATGCTCTCGTGGTGGGCGGTTCACACCGCTGTTCGCCGCGCTTTTATTTCTCCGGAAATCTATCCTCTCCACCGTCTTCAACTCTCTCGCATGGTGTGGTTGtggcgcctgtgtgtgcttcgTCTACGCGGCGTTGATTATCGGACATGGCGGCCTCTGTGCCACCTTCGATGTCGAGGGGTGTTCTCACGCTTGCTCCTCGAACACCTGCCGGTGCACATGCACGTGCGGGCAACCTCGCTGTCGGAGGTCTTTGAATGCATACAGAGCAGTAGACAGTCGAATcgcagcggtgcgtgcgtgtgtgcgcggggTGCTAATGAACGCGTTTGGTGGCGGTTTCAACCAGGGCAAACCTGGTGCCTTTGGCCCGCAATCTCAACCACAGCAAGCGGCATTCGGCCAGCAGCCGCAGGTAGGAGGCTTCGGACaacagctgccgcagcaggtcgGCGGCTTCGGCCAGCAGACGGGTGGATTCGGCCAACCGGCTCAACCACAAAGCGGATTTGGCCAGGCGGGTATGTCGCAAGCAGCTGGCGGCTTTGGTCAggcgcagcaacagccaGTCGCCGGCTTCGGGCAGCAACCGCAGGTTAGTGGATTTGGTCAGCAGGCAACCCAACAGGCGGCCGGATTCGGACAGCAGACGGGTGGATTTGGtcagcagtcgcagcagcagggcgggTTTGGCcaagcggcggcagcgccacagaCTGGGGTCTTTGGCCAGCaaccgccgcagcagatgAGTGGCTTTGGCCAACAGTCTCAGCAGCAGGTCGGCGGCTTTGGCCTGCAGCCCGCCACTGCTATAGGGGGCTTTGGtcagcagccgcaacagTCAGGCGGGTTCGGGCAGCAGGCGGGTGGATTTGGccagcagtcgcagcagcaaggCGGATTTGGGCAAACACCGCCGCAACAGCAGGGCGGTTTCGGAcaggcggccgccggcggctTCGGTGCggggcgaggcggcgctggcttcggtgcagctggcggcTTTAATCAGCCAACAGCGCAGGGAGGAGGGTTCGGTGCTTCTCAGCCTGCCGTGAATGCTTTTGGGCGACCACAGCAAGTGCAGGGTGGATTTGGCACCCAGACCACTGCTGGTGCTCAGTTCGGCGGCGGACAGGGCACGGGTGGCTTTGGCGCTGCTCCTCAGGGCGGCTTTGGCTCACAGCAGCCGGCACCCGGTGGCTTTGGTCAACAGACGGCTACCGGCGGCTTCGGCCAGTCCGCTGCACCAGGTGGCTTCGGCACTGCGCAACAGACTGGTGCTGGCGGGTTCGGTGCTGGACGCGGCACTACGGGCTTTGGTGGACCGCAGGCCACCGCGGGCGGCTTCGGCGCCGGCCGCGGGGCCACCGGCTTCGGACAGGCTGCGCAGGGTGGGTtcggtgcgcagccgccagccGCTAGTGGGTTTGGAcaagtgcagcagcaggcggccgGCTTCGGAGCACAGCAGGCGACGGCCGGGGGCTTTGGGCAGCCTGCTCAGGGCGGCTTTGGCAGCGGTGTTTCCCAAGCCATCACTGGTGGTGGATTTGGCGCTGCCCAGCAACAACAGCCGCAGGGCTCGGCCGGCGGGTTCGGAGTTCAGcccagcgctgcaggcggcTTCGGACAGGGCACCGGTGGCTTtggagcgcagcagccagctgcTAGTGGTTTCGGCCAGGCA
This region includes:
- a CDS encoding putative ATPase (previous protein_id=AAZ09782.1) is translated as MIRVPSNWACAQSPCAFVEVGDECYLCRLVPVFAATLTYELETSVRVSLLEARRFASQDFALAETHHVVHAPGPSGIEYHPCAPGDRSREAMVIRCPVFHYTAKEVTVNGPRRATRATAAHIAAALMGRYVVVGAQFRTQDGVYTVRQVTLQKGYRGIALVSSDCRVRVNDAQRVGSGGLDGRGAARPIGLESETDQLLQLLACADKSAGALVGVMVRGPRGCGVSSTVRYALERVAATHTVLGWSSWFSPSEVFQEGWGGTVVLVVTGTERVFAAAEPEVAKLHLRKLQRDAAVLRGGGGGAARSVVVLCVSHDYGLCATDVLDELVAFHLVVSFPGASQRAALLASVRGGSATDWLSAAQGLVGRTCAETLEAARRPDIASVLPFKAVRWSEIGGLVEVKDRLHRALVWPQQQPELMQRFHLTPPRGILLYGPPGCAKTTLIKALCSEGNFSLIYLDSATVVSAYVGESERYLRDVFTRARRQAPCIVFFDEVEVLGGRRVSGGHDTEHVRLLSTLLTEMDGFADIHGVCFVGATNVPHLLDPALMRPGRFDYMVHVPLPTLADRESILQLLLCKTAADTRIIAEQTEGFSGADLKIFCSEALLALFKESAGVPLVLHERAGVTAYLLQWASGFQRTHYDSAALDQFQREHASV
- a CDS encoding conserved hypothetical protein (previous protein_id=AAZ09783.1), translating into MNVEVTGRCFFTGDDYYISLPITNRAANRGEPRQLLCSEMIHWDDYRQERGINDGKPPMQQLFASSYAEPLVRTFALGNDTYVTQVTGVSATQAGSSSQMFSAEMLHWDDYCAARGINAGEPTMASLFRPFESKSILVFDLNERKLTEFEGNSVALISYGADRQTYCSEMEHRDDYIRAKTGQAPQPSMASLFA